The genomic segment TAGAGGCGAAAAACGATGACGCCACTGTCACCTATGAATACGATGACGCCAGCCGGATAACAGCCGAAACCATTAATGGCAGACGGACGGAATACAGTCACGACGCTGAACTGGACACGGTGGCGCAGCGTACCACCGCAGGGATTACCGAACGCTTTACCCGTGGTCTTATGGGCGAACTCACTTCGTGGCAGATAGCTGACCATGCGCCGCTCATTTTTGAATATGACCTGCGTGGTCAGGAAATAGCGAGAAAAAGCGAAACCGGGTTTTACCAGACGCAGGGCTATACGCAGACGGGGATGCTGACCACACAGCGGGCTGGCAGCCAGGCAGAACCGGAGGCGAAACACAAAAACATTCAACGCCAGTGGCTGTACGACAAAGCATACAATCTGTCGATGATATCGGACTCGCTGCGGGGGACAATGGTCAACAGCGTGACGGCAAACGACCAGATAAGCCATGCCACCTGGACGGGCAGCAGTAATATGCCGATGAGTGAGGAACGCTTCCTCTACGACAAAAACCTGAATATCACCCGACGCCAGACCTGGGTGAACGAGGTGCCGGAGAGCGAGACACATCAGCAGCAACAGCATGGCCGGGTGGTGTCGCGGGAGCATAAAGGCTGGCGGCATCAGACACTCCGAATCAACCCGGAGACCGGCAAACCGGAGGAAGGGAAGTTTGTGAAGGTGGTGAATGCACACGGCATCACCTGGAAATACGATGTTAACCCGTCTGGTGGAGAAGCTGGTCGATAAAGGCGGTTACCGTCCGCTCACGTGGCGCTACCGCTGGGATGCCAGAAGCCAGCTAACCGGACTGGAAACACCGGAAGGCGAACGCCGGGAGTATAAATATGACCCGTTCGGCAGGCGAATCAGCAAGCGCTGCACCAGCCGGGATAAGCCTGGAACGGACTTTCACTGGAACGGCGACCAGTTGACAGAAGAAATCCCGGTTAACACCGATGGCACGCCGGATGAAGAAAATGCCACTCGCTGGATATATGAACCGGGCAGCTTCACGCCGCTGGCGCGCTATAAGAAAGGACAGCTGCATTATACCATCACGGATATGGTCGGGCGTATTCAGGAGTTGCTGACGGAAGACGGCACGATTGTCTGGCGGGGTAAGCAGCAGCTCTGGGGCCGGGAAGAAGGCCGGAACAAGGAAGATCTAGGCTGTGTCCCTTAATTATATAGTCGTTGATAAAAGAGCCGGATGCAGCCCAGCTTCACCATCGCCAGATAATTTCTCGCCGTTTTGTCGTAACGCGTCGCTATGCGACGGTATTCTTTCAGGCGACCAAAACATCGTTCAACAACGTTGCGATTGCGGTACGCATTACGATAGAGCTGTGAACGCCCATCCAATGCCATTTTCTCATTTGATTTTCGGGGAATGACTGCTTTTATACCTTTGCTTTTCAGTTCGTTGCGTAACGCATGCCCGGAGTACGCTTTGTCGGCCAGTACCGCATGACCACGGCGTTTCACGCTGCCGTTCTGGCGCTGAACACCAATACCGTCGAGAAGACGTTGCGCGAACTGGCTTTCGTGAGCCTGTCCGGGACTCAGCACTATGTTTAACGGGAGACCGTTTCCGTCTGTCGCCAGATGGATTTTGGTGCCAAAACCACCGCGAGAGCGACCCAGCCCATTATCTCCGGCGATATCGGGATGTTTTTTTGAGCCCCGGCAGCACATTTCAACGCCCGGATATTGCTGCCATCCAGCGCCGTAGCAGACCAGTCAACAAGATTGCTGGCATCAAGTAGCGAAAGCAACCTGTTGAAAATAATGTTAATAACACCTGATTTTGACCACCGGTTAAAGCGGTTATAAACCGTTTTCCATGGTCCATATCGTTCAGGTAAATCACGCCACGGAGCCACGGAGCCACGGACCCACGGAGCCACGGAGCCCCGGAACACAACACCCAGAACATACCGTTGATAATTTTTCGATGCTCAGCCCATGGGCGTCCGGCCCGTGGAGATACGGGTTCAGCAGGCAATAAAGGCTGGATGATAATCCATGCTTCATCAGGAAGGTCGTAGCGAGCCATAGTTCAATATGTTGTGGAAACAGACAGTTACTATAGCTCAAACGATTAAGGGACACAGCCTGGAGCCTTTTTTGGGTGCATTTTTTTCATGCCCCAGATGGTCAGTCAGCTCAGCATTGAGCGCTGTTTCGACGGTCAACTTCGTCAGCATACGAGAAAACTGGTTAAGATCAGCTTCGGTTTTAAGACCTTTAGCCAGTTCAGCCGCCAGCGCTTTGAGTTTCTTTTCGTCCATAATTTGCCTGTCTCCGTTGTTGGAGTGAACATATCAAAAACAGGCAGATACACAATTTAAATTACAGTCTTACCCTGCCCGTTGATGATTTTTGCGCCTGTTCCGTCAGGATAAACAACGTAATCCCCAACTCTTGCCCGATTAGCCTCGCTCCCGTCTTCAAGAGTAAATGAGTCGTTGGCGCTGGCGTTCTCAATCTTTCCACCGTTTTGGGTGAATGCTCCAGTGGTGGCAAAACGCCAAATTGCCATTATGAGCAGATGAATAGTGCTCTCTTTTACCTGCGCTTTGATGCTACTACTGGTGAAGCAGAACTCACTAAGGAACTGAATAACTGAAGGCGACCTGTGCTATAACCGTTTAGCAACATAATAACAACAGAGGCAAGGTCGTGGATAAAGAGCTACTGG from the unidentified bacterial endosymbiont genome contains:
- a CDS encoding RHS domain-containing protein, producing MLTRLVEKLVDKGGYRPLTWRYRWDARSQLTGLETPEGERREYKYDPFGRRISKRCTSRDKPGTDFHWNGDQLTEEIPVNTDGTPDEENATRWIYEPGSFTPLARYKKGQLHYTITDMVGRIQELLTEDGTIVWRGKQQLWGREEGRNKEDLGCVP